One Nocardioides aromaticivorans genomic window carries:
- a CDS encoding ABC transporter permease — protein MGTTSGGWRVALRLARREAWRRKGQTALMLVLICLPVVAVTAAAIVWRTQDVSSVEGIDRRIGAADVMVEATVSSRIAQSFDPEQASGWFGDTLDEPVGLDEVLAVLGPDRHAIPFGRDSVEFRTEKGLGSLETLDTDLADPLADGLVDPVEGKYPPGPGEVVVNQAVVDRGPGIGDTLTVVRKTPEGEETVDLEIVGIAENAWNTGTDFAAGSPGAFGTSPDPTRRWLVGGGPVDWDQVRALNDIGAMATSRAVLQDPPPDSALPPEMQHLDESVDQLTITILALVVVMVLLEVVLLAGPAFAVRAKAQAHALALVGAAGGTPRQARRTVLASGVVIGTVGGVLGVVLGVATGALAVPVFQSFDSSRFGPFDVPWPLLAVVAAFGFLSAVLAAVVPAASASKQDVVAVLAGRRGEGRPSVRSPILGLVLLGGGIAGAVAGAGASTGAGANDLGAVLIAGSALVSVVGMILVVPVAVALVARLAARLPLALRFAARDAARHRTRTVPAVAAVGATVAGVVALGIAVSSQEAANAASYHPQLPDGYGSLALSPDTDLDAVRSVLARSVRADQVVEVQGVETSTEGSEVEIEFSQGGEPLSLSYWSTLGSPYAVSSEVPDYIELPAAERRRADAVLADGGLVLLHDDQSTDDGIATPVLDGDHLTVDVRRWTYPDGEEGQAEDVAKSDAPAVVIPTGRAAPSVALFSPRLVKQLHLTTAVVGVLVRGPISGEAQKDITEAMAALPDGPYFYVERGYQPDEAVRIIQGVLAALGGILMLGGTLTATFLALSDARPDLATMAAVGARPRTRRGVAAAYALVVGSIGALLGAPVGFIPGIAISHPLTEGSGVASLDVPWLLIAVVVVGLPLLTAAAVGACARGRLPLTARID, from the coding sequence ATGGGTACGACGAGCGGCGGCTGGCGGGTCGCGCTGCGCCTCGCCCGCCGCGAGGCGTGGCGGCGCAAGGGCCAGACCGCGTTGATGCTGGTGCTGATCTGCCTCCCGGTGGTCGCCGTGACGGCGGCCGCCATCGTGTGGCGGACCCAGGACGTGTCGAGTGTCGAGGGCATCGACCGGCGGATCGGGGCCGCCGATGTCATGGTCGAGGCGACGGTCTCCTCCCGGATCGCCCAGAGCTTCGACCCGGAGCAGGCGAGTGGCTGGTTCGGCGACACGCTCGACGAGCCGGTCGGGCTCGACGAGGTGCTCGCGGTGCTCGGACCGGACCGGCACGCGATCCCCTTCGGCAGGGACTCCGTCGAGTTCCGGACCGAGAAGGGCCTCGGCTCCCTCGAGACCCTCGACACCGACCTCGCCGACCCGCTGGCCGACGGTCTGGTGGACCCGGTCGAGGGCAAGTACCCACCGGGACCGGGCGAGGTGGTGGTCAACCAGGCCGTCGTCGACCGGGGCCCGGGCATCGGCGACACCCTGACCGTGGTGCGCAAGACGCCCGAGGGCGAGGAGACCGTCGACCTCGAGATCGTCGGCATCGCCGAGAACGCGTGGAACACCGGCACCGATTTCGCCGCCGGCTCCCCCGGGGCGTTCGGCACGAGCCCCGACCCGACCCGGCGGTGGCTGGTCGGGGGTGGTCCGGTCGACTGGGACCAGGTCCGCGCCCTCAACGACATCGGCGCGATGGCGACCTCGCGGGCCGTGCTGCAGGATCCGCCGCCCGACTCCGCGCTGCCCCCGGAGATGCAGCACCTCGACGAGTCCGTCGACCAGCTGACGATCACGATCCTCGCGCTGGTCGTGGTGATGGTGCTGCTCGAGGTCGTGCTCCTCGCCGGACCGGCCTTCGCCGTACGCGCCAAGGCGCAGGCGCACGCCCTCGCCCTCGTCGGGGCCGCGGGAGGTACGCCGCGCCAGGCGCGCCGCACCGTGCTGGCGTCCGGCGTGGTCATCGGGACCGTCGGAGGTGTCCTCGGGGTGGTGCTCGGAGTGGCGACCGGTGCCCTCGCCGTGCCTGTCTTCCAGTCCTTCGACAGCTCCCGCTTCGGCCCGTTCGACGTGCCGTGGCCGTTGCTGGCCGTGGTGGCGGCCTTCGGCTTCCTCTCGGCGGTGCTGGCCGCCGTGGTGCCGGCCGCCAGCGCCTCGAAGCAGGACGTCGTCGCCGTGCTGGCGGGACGCCGGGGCGAGGGCCGCCCCTCGGTCAGGTCCCCGATCCTCGGCCTCGTGCTGCTGGGCGGCGGCATCGCCGGTGCGGTCGCGGGTGCCGGTGCCTCCACCGGCGCCGGCGCCAACGACCTCGGTGCGGTGCTGATCGCCGGGTCGGCCCTGGTCTCCGTGGTCGGCATGATCCTCGTCGTCCCGGTCGCCGTCGCGCTCGTCGCCCGGCTGGCCGCGCGCCTGCCCCTGGCCCTGCGCTTCGCGGCCCGCGACGCCGCCCGGCACCGCACCCGCACCGTCCCGGCGGTGGCCGCGGTCGGTGCGACCGTGGCCGGTGTGGTCGCGCTCGGCATCGCGGTGAGCAGCCAGGAGGCCGCCAACGCGGCGAGCTACCACCCGCAGCTCCCCGACGGCTACGGCTCGCTGGCGCTGTCTCCCGACACCGACCTGGACGCGGTGCGCAGCGTCCTGGCCCGCAGCGTCCGGGCCGACCAGGTCGTCGAGGTCCAGGGCGTGGAGACCTCGACGGAGGGGAGCGAGGTGGAGATCGAGTTCAGCCAGGGCGGCGAGCCCCTGTCGCTGTCGTACTGGTCGACCCTGGGGTCTCCCTACGCGGTCAGCTCCGAGGTGCCCGACTACATCGAGCTCCCGGCGGCCGAGCGGCGACGGGCGGACGCCGTCCTCGCCGACGGCGGCCTCGTCCTGCTGCACGACGACCAGTCGACGGACGACGGCATCGCGACGCCGGTGCTCGACGGCGACCACCTCACGGTCGACGTCCGGCGCTGGACCTACCCCGACGGCGAGGAGGGCCAGGCGGAGGACGTCGCGAAGAGCGACGCTCCTGCCGTCGTCATCCCGACCGGGCGGGCGGCGCCCTCGGTCGCCCTGTTCTCACCGCGGCTGGTCAAGCAGCTCCACCTGACCACGGCCGTCGTCGGCGTCCTGGTCAGGGGGCCGATCAGCGGCGAGGCGCAGAAGGACATCACCGAGGCGATGGCGGCGCTGCCCGACGGCCCGTACTTCTACGTCGAGCGCGGCTACCAGCCGGACGAAGCCGTCCGGATCATCCAGGGCGTGCTGGCCGCCCTGGGCGGGATCCTGATGCTCGGCGGCACGCTGACGGCGACCTTCCTCGCCCTCTCCGACGCCCGGCCCGACCTCGCCACGATGGCCGCGGTGGGAGCCCGGCCACGGACCCGCCGTGGCGTGGCAGCGGCGTACGCGCTCGTCGTGGGCAGCATCGGGGCCCTGCTGGGAGCGCCCGTCGGGTTCATCCCCGGCATCGCGATCAGCCACCCCCTGACCGAGGGCAGCGGGGTCGCGTCGCTCGACGTGCCCTGGCTGCTCATCGCGGTGGTCGTGGTCGGGCTGCCGCTGCTCACCGCGGCCGCCGTGGGGGCGTGCGCGCGCGGCCGGCTGCCGCTGACGGCGCGGATCGACTAG
- a CDS encoding type II toxin-antitoxin system VapC family toxin: MRLLLDTHVLLWLASDSSRLGPDERELLGSAAERHVSAASAYEIAQKTRLGRLPGGTQVLDGWQRLLRNVQAAELPLSVAHMARAGAMSWSHRDPFDRMLVAQAQLEGLTLLTDDDAIRSFDDVRTRWS, from the coding sequence GTGAGGCTCCTGCTCGACACCCACGTCCTGCTGTGGCTCGCGAGCGACAGCTCCCGGCTCGGGCCCGACGAGCGCGAGCTGCTCGGCTCGGCAGCCGAACGCCATGTCTCCGCCGCGTCCGCCTACGAGATTGCCCAGAAGACCCGGCTCGGCCGGCTGCCCGGCGGCACGCAGGTGCTCGACGGCTGGCAGCGACTGCTGCGCAACGTCCAGGCAGCTGAACTGCCACTGTCGGTCGCGCACATGGCCCGAGCCGGCGCGATGTCCTGGTCCCATCGCGACCCGTTCGACCGGATGCTCGTCGCTCAAGCCCAGCTCGAAGGCCTGACCTTGCTGACCGACGACGATGCCATCCGCTCCTTCGACGACGTGAGAACGCGCTGGAGCTGA
- a CDS encoding PadR family transcriptional regulator, which yields MSVKHALLALLEQKPMYGYQLRVEFEQRTGTTWPLNVGQVYTTLTRLERDGLAAAEGEDAEGHVVYRITDAGRAEVATWFTTPVARTQPPRDELAIKLALAVTVPGVDVGTVIQQQRSATMAALQDYTRLKRQAGAATAAEPADLAWSLVLDSLVFGAEAEIRWLDHCEARLRRASLELGRRNSRLDDETSSSNREFHRPAGETPTSGASERSAR from the coding sequence ATGTCCGTCAAGCACGCACTCCTGGCGCTGCTCGAGCAGAAGCCCATGTACGGCTATCAGCTGCGCGTCGAGTTCGAGCAGCGCACCGGCACCACCTGGCCGCTGAACGTCGGGCAGGTCTACACGACCCTGACCCGGCTCGAGCGCGACGGCCTGGCGGCCGCCGAGGGCGAGGACGCCGAGGGCCACGTGGTCTACCGGATCACCGACGCCGGGCGGGCCGAGGTCGCGACCTGGTTCACGACGCCCGTCGCCCGCACCCAGCCCCCGCGTGACGAGCTGGCGATCAAGCTGGCCCTCGCGGTGACCGTGCCCGGCGTCGACGTCGGCACCGTCATCCAGCAGCAGCGCAGCGCGACGATGGCCGCGCTGCAGGACTACACCCGGCTCAAGCGGCAGGCCGGAGCCGCGACCGCGGCGGAGCCGGCCGACCTCGCGTGGAGCCTGGTGCTCGACTCGCTCGTCTTCGGCGCCGAGGCCGAGATCCGCTGGCTCGACCACTGCGAGGCGCGCCTGCGACGGGCGTCGCTCGAACTTGGACGACGAAACTCACGCCTGGACGATGAAACTTCGTCGTCCAACCGTGAGTTTCACCGGCCGGCCGGTGAAACTCCCACCTCGGGCGCGTCCGAGCGGAGCGCCCGATGA
- a CDS encoding type II toxin-antitoxin system Phd/YefM family antitoxin — translation MPTTVNVQDAKTRLSELLKSVEAGESVIIARAGKPIAELRPLQRVDLVYGGYDVEVDERFFAPLPEAEIAAWEGAASESGA, via the coding sequence GTGCCCACCACCGTGAACGTGCAGGACGCCAAGACCCGGTTGTCGGAGCTCCTGAAGTCGGTCGAGGCCGGCGAGTCCGTGATCATCGCTCGGGCCGGCAAGCCGATCGCCGAGCTGCGTCCGCTGCAGCGGGTTGACCTCGTCTACGGGGGCTACGACGTCGAGGTCGACGAAAGGTTCTTCGCCCCCCTCCCGGAGGCGGAGATCGCGGCGTGGGAGGGCGCAGCCTCGGAGAGCGGCGCGTGA
- a CDS encoding S8 family serine peptidase: MHVLAAGVRRARRLRSSLVIAPAAILGVTVALGAPALADDPGDPGPGASDGAGLSADKTDLTRYKAGRYVVMLAAPPASTADQTRAGAGEQFDARGAGVAAYTKKLRASHDRLGSDLGFDVKRHYTISANGFVADLTAKQATELATDRRVLTVQKDSIVYADTWNTPDFLGLTGKKGVWKQVGGERKAGDGVVVGVIDSGIWPESKSFRGAPLTADPQGRWGTKITGAVTSMRKSDGNLFRGLCQAGEEFEVSDCNSKLISSRYFVEGYGEARTIDEDYISPRDGNGHGSHTASTAAGGRVDDVTTEGVDFGSVSGIAPAAKISVYKALWATEDGRASGTTSDLVAAIEQAVTDGVDVLNYSISGPTDTVLEAAEIAFEGAAEAGVFVAASAGNSGPGASTVAHNSPWVTTVAASTHTSFENTVVLGNGQKIVGASISKTALPDTKLVDAGDSGNGSHSASDTALCAPDSLDPAKVGGTIVVCQRGVYDRVAKSAEVQRAGGVGVVLANISEGSLDADFHAVPTIHVSDADAPKVYDYLDSAGASATARFELGNLSGTVTPVPQIAGFSSRGPAASDDSDLLKPDISAPGVSVLAAVAPPSNHGRDYDLYSGTSMSAPHIAGLAALIQGVHPRWEPMKIKSAMMTTATDLKKSDGSRSNDLFAQGAGHVNPRAFLDPGLFVLSDWEQWYGYITGLGLDTGVPAIEPNAVNLPSLAEGHVMTSVTLARTFTAARKGTWRVSVDVPGFKAKASRSSVSARQVGQSTKVDFTFERTNAPLSQWAFGHVTLTGPTTVRLPVALRPVSVKAPTSVTGTGVDGSTEVPITGGFTGDLQVSPAGLVKGQTSEGSLAVGAYTLECVTIGEGNDLAQFDLVAPDQTSDLDMYVYAAESCDPSTIFAVAGEAATPSPGETFSLEGAPAGTYIVEVDAFAAGDQGAPVPWSLRVYDLGGSPSVGDLAVEPNPVPVTTGADASFDVTWSGLDADAHYFGLLGYDGAPNSTFVYVDTTTP; the protein is encoded by the coding sequence ATGCATGTCCTTGCCGCGGGCGTACGACGCGCCCGCCGTCTCCGCTCCAGCCTGGTGATCGCCCCGGCCGCGATCCTCGGAGTGACGGTCGCGCTGGGTGCTCCCGCGCTGGCCGACGACCCCGGTGACCCGGGTCCCGGCGCCTCCGACGGCGCGGGCCTGAGCGCCGACAAGACGGACCTGACGCGCTACAAGGCCGGTCGCTATGTCGTGATGCTGGCGGCTCCGCCCGCCTCCACGGCCGACCAGACCCGGGCCGGCGCCGGTGAGCAGTTCGACGCGCGCGGGGCCGGCGTGGCGGCGTACACGAAGAAGCTGCGCGCGTCGCACGACAGGCTCGGCAGTGACCTCGGCTTCGACGTGAAGCGGCACTACACGATCTCGGCCAACGGCTTCGTCGCCGACCTGACCGCCAAGCAGGCCACCGAGCTGGCGACCGACCGCCGCGTGCTGACGGTCCAGAAGGACTCGATCGTCTACGCCGACACCTGGAACACCCCCGACTTCCTCGGCCTGACCGGCAAGAAGGGCGTCTGGAAGCAGGTCGGCGGCGAGCGCAAGGCCGGTGACGGCGTCGTGGTCGGCGTCATCGACTCCGGCATCTGGCCCGAGTCGAAGTCCTTCCGGGGCGCGCCGCTCACGGCCGACCCGCAGGGCAGGTGGGGCACCAAGATCACCGGCGCGGTGACGTCGATGAGGAAGTCCGACGGCAACCTCTTCCGCGGGCTGTGCCAGGCGGGCGAGGAGTTCGAGGTCAGCGACTGCAACAGCAAGCTGATCTCGTCGCGCTACTTCGTCGAGGGCTACGGCGAGGCACGCACCATCGACGAGGACTACATCTCGCCCCGTGACGGCAACGGCCACGGCTCGCACACCGCGTCCACCGCCGCGGGCGGCCGGGTCGACGACGTGACCACCGAGGGCGTCGACTTCGGCTCGGTCAGCGGCATCGCCCCGGCCGCGAAGATCTCCGTCTACAAGGCCCTCTGGGCGACCGAGGACGGCCGGGCGTCCGGTACGACGTCCGACCTGGTCGCCGCGATCGAGCAGGCCGTGACCGACGGCGTCGACGTCCTCAACTACTCCATCTCGGGCCCGACCGACACGGTCCTCGAGGCCGCGGAGATCGCGTTCGAGGGCGCGGCCGAGGCCGGCGTCTTCGTCGCGGCCTCCGCCGGCAACAGCGGCCCGGGCGCCTCGACCGTCGCCCACAACAGCCCGTGGGTGACGACGGTGGCCGCGAGCACGCACACCAGCTTCGAGAACACCGTCGTGCTCGGCAACGGCCAGAAGATCGTGGGCGCGTCGATCAGCAAGACCGCCCTGCCGGACACGAAGCTCGTGGATGCCGGCGACTCCGGCAACGGCTCGCACTCGGCCAGCGACACGGCCCTGTGCGCGCCCGACAGCCTCGACCCCGCGAAGGTCGGCGGCACGATCGTGGTCTGCCAGCGCGGTGTCTACGACCGGGTCGCCAAGAGTGCCGAGGTGCAGCGCGCGGGCGGCGTCGGCGTCGTCCTCGCGAACATCAGCGAGGGCAGCCTGGACGCCGACTTCCACGCCGTGCCGACGATCCACGTCTCGGACGCCGACGCACCGAAGGTCTACGACTACCTCGACTCGGCCGGCGCCTCCGCCACCGCCCGCTTCGAGCTCGGCAACCTCTCCGGCACGGTGACCCCGGTGCCGCAGATCGCCGGCTTCTCCTCGCGTGGCCCGGCCGCGTCCGACGACAGCGACCTGCTGAAGCCGGACATCTCCGCGCCCGGCGTCAGCGTGCTGGCCGCCGTCGCGCCGCCGTCCAACCACGGCCGCGACTACGACCTCTACTCCGGTACGTCGATGTCGGCTCCGCACATCGCGGGCCTGGCCGCGCTGATCCAGGGCGTCCACCCGCGCTGGGAGCCGATGAAGATCAAGTCGGCGATGATGACGACCGCGACCGACCTCAAGAAGTCCGACGGCAGCCGGTCGAACGACCTGTTCGCGCAGGGTGCCGGCCACGTCAACCCGCGGGCGTTCCTCGACCCTGGCCTGTTCGTCCTCTCGGACTGGGAGCAGTGGTACGGCTACATCACCGGGCTCGGCCTCGACACGGGGGTGCCCGCGATCGAGCCGAACGCCGTCAACCTGCCGTCGCTGGCCGAGGGCCACGTGATGACGTCGGTGACCCTGGCGCGCACCTTCACCGCGGCCCGCAAGGGCACGTGGCGGGTCAGCGTCGACGTCCCCGGGTTCAAGGCGAAGGCGAGCAGGTCGTCGGTGTCGGCCCGACAGGTCGGGCAGTCGACCAAGGTCGACTTCACCTTCGAGCGCACCAACGCGCCGCTGAGCCAGTGGGCCTTCGGGCACGTCACGCTGACCGGTCCGACCACCGTGCGGCTGCCCGTCGCGCTGCGGCCGGTCTCGGTGAAGGCGCCGACGTCGGTCACCGGCACGGGCGTCGACGGCTCGACCGAGGTGCCGATCACTGGTGGCTTCACCGGCGACCTGCAGGTCTCGCCGGCGGGCCTGGTCAAGGGGCAGACCTCGGAGGGCTCGCTCGCGGTGGGTGCCTACACCCTCGAGTGCGTGACCATCGGCGAGGGCAACGACCTGGCCCAGTTCGACCTCGTCGCGCCGGACCAGACCAGCGACCTCGACATGTACGTGTACGCCGCCGAGTCGTGCGACCCGTCGACGATCTTCGCCGTCGCGGGTGAGGCGGCGACGCCGTCGCCCGGTGAGACCTTCTCGCTCGAGGGGGCGCCGGCGGGCACCTACATCGTCGAGGTGGACGCGTTCGCGGCCGGTGACCAGGGCGCCCCGGTGCCGTGGTCGCTGCGGGTCTACGACCTCGGCGGCTCGCCGTCGGTCGGCGACCTGGCCGTCGAGCCGAACCCGGTGCCGGTGACCACCGGTGCCGATGCGTCCTTCGACGTGACGTGGAGCGGGCTCGACGCCGACGCGCACTACTTCGGCCTGCTCGGGTACGACGGCGCGCCGAACTCGACGTTCGTCTACGTCGACACCACCACGCCGTAG
- a CDS encoding TetR/AcrR family transcriptional regulator gives MSATARVPQEERTRAMRQRLMEATVDLLVEKGFSGTTTTLVSERAGVSRGAQLHHFPTKNDLVVAAVAHLTEIRGSDLEAAVARLPEGSGRIEAVVQMLGDHFASPVFTAALELWVAARTDATLHEAVAPLEQRVGRETHRLTVELLGADESVPGVRELVQATLDLVRGLGLANTLGDDARRRRRILKEWSRSLESALARDQKEKP, from the coding sequence ATGTCCGCCACCGCCCGCGTGCCGCAGGAGGAGCGCACCCGCGCCATGCGGCAGCGGCTGATGGAGGCGACCGTCGACCTGCTGGTCGAGAAGGGCTTCAGCGGTACGACGACCACGCTGGTCTCGGAGCGCGCGGGCGTCAGCCGCGGCGCCCAGCTGCACCACTTCCCCACGAAGAACGACCTCGTCGTCGCGGCCGTCGCCCACCTGACGGAGATCCGCGGCTCCGACCTCGAGGCCGCCGTCGCCCGCCTCCCCGAGGGCAGCGGGCGCATCGAGGCCGTCGTCCAGATGCTCGGCGACCACTTCGCCTCGCCGGTCTTCACCGCGGCGCTCGAGCTGTGGGTCGCGGCCCGCACCGACGCGACCCTGCACGAGGCGGTCGCGCCCCTGGAGCAGCGGGTCGGCCGCGAGACCCACCGGCTCACCGTCGAGCTGCTCGGCGCCGACGAGTCGGTGCCCGGCGTGCGCGAGCTCGTCCAGGCGACCCTCGACCTGGTCCGCGGCCTCGGCCTGGCCAACACGCTCGGCGACGACGCCCGTCGGCGCCGCAGGATCCTCAAGGAGTGGTCGCGCTCGCTGGAGTCGGCGCTCGCCCGTGATCAGAAGGAGAAGCCATGA
- a CDS encoding SDR family oxidoreductase: MTSGGAKTILITGASSGLGAEMGRQFAAKGYDVALAARRTERLEELRAEILAAHPERRVAIRALDVTDHAAVFRVFGELRDELGRLDRVAVNAGLGKGARLGTGRFEANLETAMTNFVGALAQTEAAMEVFRAQEAGHLVMVSSMSAMRGMPSAMTTYAATKAGVAHLAEGLRTELHGTRLQKRIKVTVLYPGYIRSEMNDKVEQSTPLMSSTEKGVQAMVAAIEKEVADACVPPLPWAAMAPVMKHAPLGVLKKLI; encoded by the coding sequence ATGACCTCAGGCGGAGCGAAGACGATCCTGATCACCGGTGCCTCCAGCGGCCTGGGCGCCGAGATGGGCCGCCAGTTCGCCGCCAAGGGGTACGACGTCGCGCTGGCCGCCCGTCGTACCGAGCGCCTCGAGGAGCTGCGCGCCGAGATCCTCGCGGCCCACCCGGAGCGGCGGGTGGCGATCCGCGCGCTCGACGTGACCGACCACGCCGCGGTCTTCCGCGTCTTCGGCGAGCTGCGCGACGAGCTCGGCCGGCTCGACCGGGTCGCCGTCAACGCCGGGCTCGGCAAGGGCGCGAGGCTCGGCACCGGCCGGTTCGAGGCCAACCTCGAGACCGCGATGACCAACTTCGTCGGGGCCCTGGCGCAGACCGAGGCCGCGATGGAGGTCTTCCGGGCGCAGGAGGCCGGCCACCTGGTGATGGTGTCGTCGATGTCGGCGATGCGGGGGATGCCGTCGGCGATGACGACCTACGCCGCGACCAAGGCCGGCGTCGCCCACCTCGCCGAGGGCCTGCGGACCGAGCTGCACGGGACGAGGCTGCAGAAGAGGATCAAGGTCACGGTGCTCTACCCGGGCTACATCCGCTCGGAGATGAACGACAAGGTCGAGCAGTCCACGCCACTGATGTCCTCCACCGAGAAGGGCGTGCAGGCGATGGTCGCCGCGATCGAGAAGGAGGTCGCCGACGCCTGCGTGCCGCCGCTGCCGTGGGCGGCGATGGCGCCGGTGATGAAGCACGCGCCGCTGGGCGTGCTGAAGAAGCTCATCTGA
- the yidC gene encoding membrane protein insertase YidC, translated as MSVLDPLSHALAGVVATAHSAVTALGADPDGAGTWLLSIAGVVVLVRLALLPLVVRGVRQAHAGARARPHLQRLSEEYREKIANRDPDTMRTFLEERRRLGEEHGVSRLGCLPTLVQIPVWMALYHLLARVAGGTAVGALTPALVASFGAATVLGVPLAAHGYAGGGTHLAVVAGLAGTAALVSLVTQRHLVAPNTVTDGMPEAMVSAQRLAPLLSAGGMLMAGGVAPVALLAYWVMSGLWTCGQAAVIWRWFPTPGSPAAQRR; from the coding sequence ATGTCCGTGCTCGACCCGCTGTCCCATGCCCTCGCGGGCGTCGTCGCCACCGCCCACTCCGCCGTCACCGCCCTCGGCGCCGACCCCGACGGGGCAGGCACCTGGCTGCTCAGCATCGCCGGCGTCGTCGTCCTCGTCCGCCTCGCGCTACTGCCACTCGTGGTCCGCGGGGTCCGCCAGGCCCACGCCGGGGCCCGCGCCCGGCCGCACCTGCAGCGACTGAGCGAGGAGTACCGCGAGAAGATCGCCAACCGCGACCCCGACACCATGCGCACCTTCCTCGAGGAGCGCCGCCGCCTGGGCGAGGAGCACGGCGTCTCCCGGCTCGGCTGCCTGCCGACGCTGGTGCAGATCCCGGTCTGGATGGCGCTCTACCACCTGCTCGCCCGGGTCGCGGGCGGCACGGCGGTCGGCGCGCTCACCCCCGCACTCGTCGCGTCCTTCGGCGCCGCGACCGTCCTCGGCGTCCCCCTCGCCGCCCACGGGTACGCCGGCGGGGGCACCCACCTCGCCGTCGTCGCCGGCCTCGCCGGCACCGCCGCGCTGGTCAGCCTCGTCACCCAGCGCCACCTCGTCGCGCCGAACACCGTCACCGACGGCATGCCCGAGGCCATGGTCAGCGCCCAGCGGCTCGCCCCGCTGCTCTCCGCGGGCGGGATGCTGATGGCGGGTGGCGTCGCGCCGGTCGCGCTGCTGGCCTACTGGGTGATGAGCGGGCTGTGGACCTGCGGCCAGGCCGCGGTCATCTGGCGGTGGTTCCCGACGCCGGGGTCGCCGGCGGCGCAGCGGCGGTGA
- a CDS encoding histidine phosphatase family protein: MGVLLLVRHGQASFGADDYDVLSETGWEQGRTLGRWLAEHGPVPGSVVHGGMRRHRETWEAIAEGAGLDPASGIDHDWAEFDHLAVLARHGELTGATMAHDVDRRAFQEHFEVSTAHWAAAGASAGYPEPYDAFIARARRALDAAAALPGPALVVTSGGVIAALAASLVVPEGGEIGPVWARFNTVIANTSVTRVIVGSTGARLLTFNEHPHLPRELVTYR, encoded by the coding sequence ATGGGTGTGCTGCTGCTGGTCCGCCACGGCCAGGCGTCCTTCGGCGCCGACGACTACGACGTGCTCTCGGAGACCGGCTGGGAGCAGGGCCGCACGCTCGGCCGCTGGCTCGCCGAGCACGGCCCGGTGCCCGGGTCGGTGGTGCACGGCGGGATGCGCCGTCACCGCGAGACGTGGGAGGCGATCGCCGAGGGCGCCGGGCTCGACCCCGCGTCCGGGATCGACCACGACTGGGCGGAGTTCGACCACCTCGCCGTCCTCGCCCGCCACGGCGAGCTCACCGGCGCGACGATGGCGCACGACGTCGACCGCCGCGCCTTCCAGGAGCACTTCGAGGTCTCCACGGCCCACTGGGCGGCCGCCGGCGCGAGCGCCGGCTACCCCGAGCCGTACGACGCCTTCATCGCCCGCGCCCGCCGTGCGCTCGACGCCGCCGCGGCCCTGCCGGGCCCGGCGCTGGTGGTGACGTCCGGGGGAGTGATCGCGGCGCTGGCCGCGTCGCTCGTCGTACCGGAGGGCGGGGAGATCGGGCCGGTCTGGGCCCGCTTCAACACCGTCATCGCGAACACGTCGGTCACCCGGGTCATCGTCGGCTCGACGGGGGCCCGGCTGCTGACCTTCAACGAGCACCCCCATCTTCCGCGGGAACTGGTCACCTACCGCTGA
- a CDS encoding ABC transporter ATP-binding protein yields the protein MSATDAVLRMADVSRVHGSGANEVHALRGISFAAYPGELVAVMGPSGSGKSTLLTLAGGLDRPTSGTVTVEGTDLDRLSLDGRARMRRTSIGYVFQGFNLIPALTAAENVALPRELDGASAKEARAQARQALEEVGIGELADRFPDDMSGGQQQRVAIARAVVGERRLILADEPTGALDTETGEEILRLLRARCDAGAAGVLVTHEARHAAWADRVVFLRDGVVIDESGSAPVELLTETAVS from the coding sequence ATGAGCGCCACCGATGCCGTCCTGCGAATGGCCGACGTCAGCCGGGTCCACGGCTCCGGGGCCAACGAGGTGCACGCCCTGCGCGGGATCTCCTTCGCGGCGTACCCCGGCGAGCTGGTCGCCGTGATGGGTCCGTCCGGGTCCGGCAAGTCCACGCTGCTGACCCTCGCCGGCGGACTGGACCGGCCGACGTCCGGGACGGTGACGGTCGAGGGCACCGACCTCGACCGGCTCAGCCTCGACGGTCGCGCCCGGATGCGGCGTACGTCGATCGGCTACGTCTTCCAGGGCTTCAACCTGATCCCGGCGCTGACCGCCGCGGAGAACGTCGCCCTGCCCCGCGAGCTCGACGGCGCCTCCGCCAAGGAGGCGCGCGCCCAGGCGAGGCAGGCGCTGGAGGAGGTCGGGATCGGCGAGCTCGCCGACCGGTTCCCCGACGACATGTCCGGGGGCCAGCAGCAGCGGGTCGCGATCGCGCGGGCGGTCGTCGGCGAGCGGCGGCTGATCCTCGCCGACGAGCCCACCGGCGCGCTCGACACCGAGACCGGCGAGGAGATCCTGCGCCTGCTGCGCGCCCGCTGCGACGCCGGCGCGGCCGGGGTCCTGGTGACCCACGAGGCCCGCCACGCGGCGTGGGCGGACCGGGTGGTCTTCCTGCGCGACGGCGTCGTGATCGACGAGAGCGGTTCGGCCCCGGTCGAGCTGCTCACCGAGACCGCGGTTAGCTGA